A window of Phragmites australis chromosome 2, lpPhrAust1.1, whole genome shotgun sequence genomic DNA:
TATCTCTTATAAACATTTCTCTATTGTTGATTCTGAAATTATCTATGGTTGTATGTGAACTGAAACTAGTTCTAAACATTTTCTAAATAGTAAAAGAGATCGAAGTTTTATTAAATTACATATTCATCTCTCTAGATAatatcattatcctttcaaATAGGcctatacatatatagataGTACACGGTAGTTACACAATTGATACAAGATATAACAGACTATGTGACTTAGGACCGAGACACCGAGTAAGTTGGCCAGGATTGGTGGCGTGCGttgcggaggaggcggcgcctGAAGAACCGATGTAGAGGTGGGAGCCGTTGCTCGACAATCTGCAGCGCACGCTCATGAGCTGTGTCTAAGCTCTCCCCGGATCAGGGCGAAGCTAACCGAACCGAACTGGTGAGCCACCACACGGCGACACGTGGTGTGTGTGAGTACCATGAATCACCGATGCCGGTACATCCGTACATGTGGTGTCCGCGGGCCCGGTGCGCACGTAGCCTACCAGTTCGCGGCGAGCCAGCGCAGTCGGCAGTTCAGGAAGGTATTAGATGTTGCATATCTATACAGAGCCAGGCACAAATCGCTGTGCGCCAAATCCCTTGTATGTACCCTGAGCATGTGCTTATGAATAATGTAGTGGTGATAAATCTAACTCATTTCgttcctcaaaccaaacaattTTGGTCGATGGTAACTGAATTTGGAAATCATCTGGATAAAAACTCTTGATCATATTCTTTTGTATGTAAATGTTGTATTGATTAATGAGTGCATTTGATATATTAGAATTAGTTATCGCTGTTTTGTTGCCTCCAGTAAGTCAAATAAGTGTCCTTTTGAATTAGGAAACAGGGCACAGTACCAGGGCATTGAGGTACTCAACATGCTTGATGAACTCAGCCTTCATGACGAGGTAGCCCTCAGAGACCGAAGTAGGATTCGCTGCCACCACCGTCGCGTACGTGGCCATCATCTTGGACCTCTTGGGCATCGAGTTGGCGATAGAAGTCAGAGGGAGGCGGGGAATGAGGGGGTGAGATGGGGAGGAAGGGAGATGTACGCTTGGGGTTAGAAAAGAAGAGGGTTTTATCAGGTTGTTAGGGTGCCGCCATGGAGAAGGAGAAGTGACGCAAGTGGGCAAAATGGTGGCACGCgcagggagaggaagaggtgaAGGAGTTGTGTGAATGGGTTTATCAAGCAGTGAGGTGGCGGTgtcggaggcggcggtggatgCATCGGCACGAAGGCGGAGTTGCTCAATAGATATGGGAGTGGAGGGGGCGAACAGACACGGGCAAAATCAAGAAGCTAGTTTAATTGGACTATCCCAATATGCTTGTGCACTAATCGAACGGTGCCAAACCAAATTGCTGACGTGGAGTAGCTAGGAAGAGTCAAATTTAATAGAATTGAGATTGAATAGATAGATTGGACCTCCGATtcgatcttcttctctttttttttcttttcgaaaGGAAACACATTTTGTTCCATACATTTGCAAACTACCTCAAGCTCTTTACAAGGAGACTAACATGGCTGGGCTCGGGGTTGTTGCAAGAGATGGGAAGGGTGACTTACTTCTATTGGCAAGGTGGGTTATTTTCTCTTATGCAATTGCAGAGGAGGCGGAGTGGTTGGTATGAAATGAAGGTCTAAATATGACTTTGCGATGGCTATCTCTTCCAGTTATCTTTGAAATGGATTGTTTGTCAATTTGTATTGCATTCAACTCAAGTGAAGGTTGAGATTAAGCATTGTTTTGGAGATTAAAATGGAGTAGCGCATTGTCTTGCGCAGGGTGCATGTAAGGGGATGTCTTCTGCTGTATGACTCAAACACATTCCATCTGTAATCGCATGATCCTCCCTGATAATTGTACTCCATCTTTAAGCTAATAAAATCTCACCTCAGATTGAAAAAAACTCCCTCAAGCTCTATTTGTTAGAGTTAGTTGTCCTTTCCCACCTTACCTATCCTGACCGAACATCAATAAGACGATCCTTAGTAACACATCTAAAACGATAAGTACCATGCCAAGAACTTTCCTAAGTAATAAATCAGGCAGGAGCACGCAAGTGATAGTCATATGCTGGAATGGATTCCATGTGCCAGTGAGACCAAATTGTCATCATTTTCTACTAATTGCGATCTTAATACTAATATTAGGATCTGTTTTGTAGAGCtatatctaaaaaaatactagTTATCTTTAActttaaaaattcttagaaCCGAAACTATAAACATATTTAGAGCCTTTAGTTtaaacattttatttttatttttatttttatctaaaaatagatattcaAACTATCTTCttttatcctataaatttaAAATCCTATCTGAATCTCTAAACTGGAAATCTAGTCTTGAGATAAGCATCTCCCTAACCCTCTCTGAGTAGCGGCTAAAGTCGTCCCACGATTTCCACGTGTAGGACAACCAGGTACAACTATGCCACTATGGTCAGAAGCTCATCAGTACAAGCTTATACTACCACTTGTACAATCCCCAATTCGAAAACTGCCCTTCAACCTTAACATTCCACGTCCAACGGTTTGCCGGTCTTGAATCGTTCACCCCGCCGCCGGCCCACCTCCCGGCCCCGCTGCCGGAGTCTGCGTTGACCGCCCACCCTCCGGTAAACGCGCGGTAGGCGCCGCCCTTGCCACCCCGCCGGTAGCCAGAGGGAACCAAGGCCCGGGCCTGGTGagccctcgggggctgccgccaCCGTCCGatcgccgccgcggccgtccCGATCCGCAGGGGGACGAACCGTCCGTGAATTTGGTAAGCAACGGTCGTACTCGGCATCAATGCGGACAAGTAGAGGACGAACTTCTCTTACTCGAATTTGGGGATCTGGCTGCGAGCTCTCGTTCCGCCAACGAAATCCTTCCCCCTTTCACTGCCCCGGACTGTATCCGATTTCATTTTGGTTTTGATGATGTATGATCCGTGTACCTGAGTTTGCTCCTCACTTGGATCTTGCTTCAGCTCAAAGATTTGTCCAGCCGgcgcgatttttttttttaattaggaTAGTTGCATTGTTTATGCGCTTTTGGGTGTTTATAGCGATCTTCTTGGAGGGTTTGCTTGTGCCAGAGCAGGAAGTAGGAAGTATTGCTAAGTTTCTACTGGTGATCGGTAGACGATAGATGTACGGGAAAAGCTGTTACGGTAAGTTGTACTCTGTTCTCATTCCTGATGCTACATTTATAACAAAGTTGGTTCTAATTGGCTTTGGCCATCAAGGATTTGGGACTTACAGAGTAACGTGTTGAGACTAAAAGCATTTCGTGCAAAATTTGCTGCATTGGGGTGAGTTCTGCCAATGCAGAAGCCAACAGCTGTGTGTTATCCCTGAAACTCCAAGGAAAATGTTATTTCTGCTAGCTCAGTAGCTCACGGGTGAATCAGTCAGTTATTCTGGTAACAAGCGCTGGATTTGGGTTTTCTGACAATAATGCTTCTTTGATGTGCTGCATAGTGAGGACTTATTGCGAATTATTACTACGGTACCTGTTTTTGAAAGGAGTAGAAAAATCAGAATACTGTTCTGTGCAAAAACATTGAGCTTGAAACTGTTGCCCATCAGTAATATGGATGCATGATATCATTCCGGCTGGTTTGTGTTATTGATCTCAAACTGTGGTTTTTAGAACAAGCATGTGGTTCGATGTTTAGACTATATTGTATTCAGCTACATTTGCTTAAAAGGAAACTAAATTGTGCCGCAAAGACAATTCTTTAATGGTTTATTTAGAAGAAGCGCATAGAGGTTTTGTTTAGTTTCATATCTGTGCAGCATAAACAGTTTATTCAGCACTCTTCAATTCTCAATAAACTACATTCTTATAAGACGCTGACTTATCATCTTTTGTATAACAGCTACAAGTGCTTCAGCAGTGTAAGTACCCTCCTGTCAACAAATTCCTTTGCCATAAGAAGATAGCACTCATATCATGGCGAAGCCTGGCATTTTAGGCCGTAGGTATGTTCAATGCTTAGAGTTTACGTATTGCACTACTGTCTGGTAACAAataatgagtttttttttttttttgccgtgcCCATTCTCACGGCATAATTTCCTCTTAATCTTCTGCAGCAGCGTGCCAAGATCAAATGAGGGCATGCGGCTCGTATTCTCAGCAGTTATTGGTGTTATGCTAGGGTACTTGTTTGGCATTTCCTTCCCTACAGTTAACATAACAAAGGTAAAATGGATTATTTTCTTCTCGCGTCTTCTTCTGCCACATGTTCTGTTTAGAGAAAACCTTTACTGGCTGCATTTTGCAGCTTCATTTCCCTTCCAGCATTGTCTCCTATATCGAAGATAGAAACTCTGGCATCACAACCCAAACACTACTGAACCATGCATGGACGTCTGCAGCTAGTCACAGGAAGAACAATTCGGTTTCTAACTCTGATGAAATTCCTAAGGTACTTTTCCAGTCTTATACTTCTGATGATTGCTATGTGCTCATGCTAGTTTTGTGAGTTATGCTCTGCTTATGTTATTTTTTACTTCATTGCCATCAATGTCTTCTGGACCTGTTGTTTTACTGTATTTCTCATGCATAGTGTGTAATTTTCAAGTTCTGAGATTTACATGAAAGCTTTAAATCTAGAGAAAACTCTGCCTACGTTATCCTCCATTTGTTAGTTTGGTTCAATTTATCTCCTTTATTGAAGTATATGACATAATGCACTGAATATACGGTGACTCATCATCGATAACAACTACTTTTCATTTTTATATGGTTAATTCTGCAAAATTGTGTGCTCAGATTTATGTTCCGACAAACCCTAAAGGTGCTGAAAGGCTTCCACCAGGCATTGTTGTGTCTGAAACAGACCTTTATCTCCGGAGATTGTGGGGTGAACCTAGTGAGGTTGGTTATTGTTATTGTTGCTTACTTGCTTCTCTCAGTACATTTATCAAATGATGTCTTTAAAATGAGTTTATTTACATCTTTCTTTTGTGGTGCATTATCTAAACTATATGAACTATACCATCAGGATCTTACTAGACAACCAAGGTACCTGGTTACATTTACAGTTGGATACTCACAGAAGGCAAATATTGATGCAGCCGTGAAAAAGGTAATTCCTTAGACATCTAGCATGCCTAAGCTAAGTAATAGATAAAGTTTGCAACTGATATTGTTAAATTGATTCATGCATCATCATGAACTAGTCACTGTTAAAATATGAAAGTTTAGTTATTGCTACTCATATTCATGTATGTCTTCTCTATTAGTTTTCAGAGAACTTCACAGTTATGTTGTTCCATTATGATGGCCGGACTACTGAATGGGATGAATTTGAGTGGTCAAAAAGGGCCATCCATGTGAGTGTCAGAAAGCAGACTAAATGGTGAGTTATTGTTTTACCGTGTTTGCAACATTCCTGGTCTATGATGTATCTGACTGCCAAAGGGTAACGAATTACTTCTTGTTTGCCTAAGGTGGTATGCCAAACGATTTTTGCATCCTGACATCGTTGCCCGGTATGACTACATATTTATCTGGGACGAGGATCTAGGCGTTGAACATTTCAATGCAGAGGCGTAAGCATTATACCCTTGTTTCCTTTGTCTGTTATTCTAGTATTATCCTGAGGAAGATAATCTCAAAGCAATTTTTTCAGGTACATTGAACTTGTCAGAAAGCATGGTCTGGAGATCTCTCAGCCTGGTTTGGAACCTGATAGAGGTCTGACATGGCAAATGACTAAACGTCGAGGTGATCAGGAAGTCCACAAGTGAGCTACTGAATCAATATTGCTTACCAGTGCATAATTGTCACACACCTATATTAAGTTTCTGGAGTGATATTTTGCTTTTCACAGAGTAACCGAGGAGAGGCCAGGCTGGTGTACCGATCCCCATCTGCCACCATGTGCAGCGTAGGGCCCCAATCGTTTGTCGTCAGATTATTTTACTCTGTCAAAATATATGTATTCACATTCATTTTGATATGCAGATTCGTTGAAATTATGGCAACTGTATTCTCTAGGGATGCATGGCGCTGTGTATGGCATATGATTCAGGTACAGTGCATTAGCTACTCAGCTCTCAGCTTCGTTCAGAATCGGTACGCTTACACACTGTTTTCTACAGAATGACTTGGTGCATGGATGGGGTCTCGATTTTGCTCTTAGGAAATGTGTGGAGGTATTCTTTTCTCCATTATGGATGAGAAATATCACTCTCGTGAAGTGAATTATACATGAATACTAACCTGAAAATTGCAAAGGTCTAGATTGCTGGTTGCATAGAATGTGTTTTAATTTATTTCCCTTGGAGTCCAACCAGTCGTAATTTACTGAGCCGGAATTTTTTTACTTGATGTTATTAAACAGCCAGCTCATGAGAAAATTGGTGTTGTTGATGCCCAGTGGATTGTTCATCAAGCTGTTCCATCACTTGGTAATCAGGTATGTTGACTATTCATGTCACCTCACTTGTACATGTTACACAGCTGCAGTGTTTACTGATCCTGTAACATCTATTCCTGGCAGGGCAAGGCAGAGAATGGAAAAGCACCATGGGAAGGGGTAAGCTAACATTCACTGATTTTGCATATTCTGCACTTTTCATACTGTTAGCTTTCCCATGTGAATGTACTCGGATTTTCTCTTACTGTTTTCTTCACTGTGCCACAGGTAAGAACACGCTGTCGAAAGGAGTGGGGAATGTTTCGAACAAGGTTGGCAGATGCTGAGAAAGCATATTACTTGGAGCACGGGATCACTCCCCTGAATTCGACAGTAGCTTAGCTAAATACAGGCACCTCAGGAGTCATGGCAAGGTTTCTGTTTCGGGAACCTGGCACTTGCATCTACTGTATGCACATCGAAGCAACTGACTCTATAGAGCTGCAGTCCCACGGCCAGATTTGTACAGGCGGCCTCCCAATAATGCCATTGTTGGTCTTAGCCTTGTCCACCTTGTTTTAATCCTAGTGAGAGTAGCTCTTGTGTAAGTAGCTGATTTAGCACGGATCTTGATGTCGATTACTACATACTCTTTTGTGCCTTATTGACCTGTGATGCAATATCGAGgttgacattttttttccttgttttatCATGTAAATTGTTGCCTTGGAACACCTCTCGTGCCATCAGTATCTTCATTTCATTTTCTAGCCAGATAGAATTATACATTGTGCCAGGTGCAGAAGCTTTACAGGCCTGAAATGCTCTGAGCATTTGGTTTCATAGTCAGTTGGAAAGGTCACCCGCGTGGCCACATGGAACATAGTCATAGTTTCATCAACCCTACATTATTTATACCGCAATGTGGATGCTGAATCAGGAAATACGTCTTAT
This region includes:
- the LOC133909426 gene encoding uncharacterized protein LOC133909426, with product MAKPGILGRSSVPRSNEGMRLVFSAVIGVMLGYLFGISFPTVNITKLHFPSSIVSYIEDRNSGITTQTLLNHAWTSAASHRKNNSVSNSDEIPKIYVPTNPKGAERLPPGIVVSETDLYLRRLWGEPSEDLTRQPRYLVTFTVGYSQKANIDAAVKKFSENFTVMLFHYDGRTTEWDEFEWSKRAIHVSVRKQTKWWYAKRFLHPDIVARYDYIFIWDEDLGVEHFNAEAYIELVRKHGLEISQPGLEPDRGLTWQMTKRRGDQEVHKVTEERPGWCTDPHLPPCAAFVEIMATVFSRDAWRCVWHMIQNDLVHGWGLDFALRKCVEPAHEKIGVVDAQWIVHQAVPSLGNQGKAENGKAPWEGVRTRCRKEWGMFRTRLADAEKAYYLEHGITPLNSTVA